One region of Clostridia bacterium genomic DNA includes:
- a CDS encoding C45 family peptidase: YAFNGNTTAYVEMEDGVNEYGLAVGLTFMYPHLRKNGLNAGMLVRFLLEKCKTVQEAIKELKRLPIASAQTITLADKTGKIAVVECNPENIVVILQQEGEDFVATANNFYSEQMKKYRNPDIDDWHSDERYNKLPCLH; the protein is encoded by the coding sequence TTATGCTTTTAATGGCAACACTACTGCATATGTTGAAATGGAAGATGGAGTTAACGAATACGGGCTTGCAGTAGGACTTACTTTTATGTACCCGCATTTAAGAAAAAATGGTCTTAATGCTGGGATGCTGGTAAGATTTTTACTCGAAAAATGTAAAACTGTACAAGAAGCAATAAAAGAGCTCAAAAGACTGCCTATTGCTTCTGCGCAGACAATAACTCTTGCTGATAAAACTGGCAAGATTGCCGTAGTAGAATGCAATCCTGAAAATATCGTAGTTATTTTACAGCAAGAAGGTGAAGATTTTGTCGCAACAGCAAACAATTTTTATTCCGAACAGATGAAAAAATATCGAAATCCAGATATAGATGATTGGCATTCTGATGAAAGATACAATAAACTGCCATGTCTGCATTAA